The following proteins are encoded in a genomic region of Sorangiineae bacterium MSr12523:
- a CDS encoding Ig-like domain-containing protein, producing MKFNGFFISGRFSPLALVVLVLLASCFPGAKAPSVNPARTLDLEGDAAETKNPKAFGVVFAGPKGEVEAPSEITVVFNRPMRPLELAEGATVADGVVTLEIEGRPAASKLKGTWRWLGTSTLLFAPEEPLPRATSFKVTVAPGTRALDGSVLAKAYSFSFSTPRPELVRALPGEGFEGLASKPKIELRFNQPIDPKEVERAAKFSLKVGKGEKGKAVALRATRPKADAPALLEVTPVANLPLDTALALTLDKSLRGLEGVRPLGEDRAIAMRTYGPLRVRGLDCYRETPNKKCAARSSVRLDLNNRVAYNEWKAHVRIDPIGGGAAPKIEWRALEAETSRSQSETLWARLRAATRYQVTVTAGMKDEYGQTLKQDVVLPFETDDEWPEVEVGVSGDVFEAGKGKSVPIGAVNVPSYELFTAAPDETELARLLATEPSARERDPFDRAKQQIPSGKVESVRATAASNIQWVKRLDLESVIKRTLRGKSAAASGGPPASSRGPVVFSVRAPNVRRGGDPRLHVLSVTDLGITAKMSRFGSLAWVTRLSDGKAVPGAIVSVRGRNGAEIFATKTDAGGVAVIPSERYSPVMAEGRIDEGSIVVARLGDDWSYRRVSEMLDTWRYQPSSDPSGTLVPMGMLFTDRGIYKAGETVRAKGLFRVPTARGTETPVGREVTLLAFDVNDEKVFEHRAKLGSFGDFAVDVPIPPAAHLGSLQLRAELDAPANATTRDSFREGTASAVVQVSAYRPAEFKVSVEPGKAEYVRGETAGFVMRGDYLFGAPMSAGDVRYTVTRGPASFLLPGADGFVYDDGPYERDRLEANPRASEIAQATGKLGSRGDLAASAALSMPNQSGTELVTFEAEIEDVSRQTIAGRASTLVHPGDFYVAMKPPGAMFQAKGSSLKVELAAIEPSGRRRAGVPITVELVKRTWHSVAAESGEMGMHYDSRAVDKVMATCTATTAAQGLSACNVPLTEAGYYIVHASAADGRKNPVRASTSIYVLTANDGDALDVGWSMDDTSKLDIVADKKSYEVGDTATLLVKNPFREAEALITVERAGVYRRERRVLSGSMPTLKIPITEDMRPNAYVSVHLVRGRTKEAPAKTSKRARADVGAPAFRLGYHELVINPEARRLKVSLTPSRREFHPGESVDVDVSVTDREGKPVRSDVTFYAVDEGVLMLTGYKTPDPLPTFTAPRPLSVFSLETRDALAKVFLAAAGNGSVDKGDEGGGGGELRQDFRATAAFMPQVLAAAGKAHVSFKLPDSVTTYRLMAVVASESDRFGWSEAQIVSSRRLMARPALPRFLRAGDSLEAGVVLSSKGLPQTNVEVTAKVEGGLSLSGEAKRTVTLPANGNVEVRWPMVASRAGKAKWTFVAKGAGETDAVEIARDVTVPLSMESVALAGETTAAAGERLGDLRAMRDDVGGLDVRLASTALVGLAGGVEQLLEYPYGCTEQLVSRLVPLVSVRGMAQDYGLPLPKNVDGVAGETIQKIVRNQQGDGSFGYWNDSPAGSTWVTAYALWGLTQAKKHGQRVPEAVLTEAARSVRATVNGDLSKGGLRGAEAAFVADVLAESGQADPGLTSLLYESRAKLPLFGRALLAHAMIVAKMDSKSISELLRDLDNHLRVTTTGATVVDNVGDAYAVLLDSEARTTAMVLRALVAKEKGNALAARLARGLLGMRHGGTWRTTQETAWSLVALDEYRRQEEAAVPNFDARAFLGDNEIFSAEFRGRSVREKSTSLPADKLFKGGAGGSVLAFQAQGSGKLFYEARLRYAKRELPREGLDRGFFVRKWIRKVDPAQIQDALKVLPNETTGAVPASSLVLVDLVVVTPDPRENVVIDDPLPAGLEPVQSDLATTAQSLTLPEPADDGDGGDGDGERPANSSHYYHREYHDDRVLTFVEHMPAGLAHYRYLARATTFGRFVVPPTRAECMYEPEVFGRTGAASFEVKAR from the coding sequence ATGAAATTCAATGGTTTCTTTATCTCGGGCCGCTTTTCGCCGCTCGCCCTCGTCGTGCTCGTGCTGCTGGCGAGCTGTTTTCCCGGTGCCAAGGCGCCGTCGGTGAATCCGGCCCGCACGCTGGACCTGGAGGGGGACGCCGCCGAGACGAAGAACCCCAAGGCCTTTGGTGTGGTGTTCGCCGGGCCCAAAGGGGAGGTGGAGGCCCCGAGCGAAATCACCGTGGTGTTCAACCGCCCCATGCGCCCCCTGGAGCTGGCTGAGGGTGCCACGGTCGCGGATGGGGTCGTAACCCTTGAAATCGAGGGCCGCCCGGCGGCCTCCAAGTTGAAGGGGACGTGGCGCTGGCTGGGCACGAGCACCTTGCTCTTTGCGCCCGAGGAGCCTCTGCCTCGGGCAACTTCGTTCAAGGTCACCGTGGCCCCGGGAACGCGTGCCCTCGATGGCTCGGTGCTGGCGAAAGCGTACTCCTTCTCCTTTTCCACGCCGCGCCCCGAGCTGGTGCGCGCGCTGCCCGGCGAGGGCTTCGAGGGCTTGGCATCCAAGCCGAAGATCGAGCTTCGCTTCAACCAGCCCATCGACCCGAAGGAGGTGGAGCGTGCCGCCAAGTTCTCGCTGAAGGTCGGCAAGGGCGAAAAGGGAAAGGCCGTGGCGCTTCGTGCGACGCGGCCCAAGGCGGATGCGCCCGCGCTTCTCGAGGTGACGCCGGTGGCGAATCTGCCGCTGGACACGGCACTTGCGCTCACGCTGGACAAGAGCCTGCGCGGCCTGGAGGGTGTGCGCCCGCTGGGCGAGGACCGCGCCATCGCGATGCGCACGTACGGGCCGCTGCGGGTGCGCGGGCTCGATTGCTACCGCGAAACGCCGAACAAGAAGTGCGCGGCACGCAGCTCGGTGCGCCTCGATCTGAACAACCGCGTTGCCTACAACGAGTGGAAGGCGCACGTGCGCATCGATCCCATCGGAGGAGGCGCCGCCCCGAAGATCGAGTGGCGGGCCCTCGAGGCCGAGACGAGCCGCTCGCAAAGCGAGACGCTCTGGGCGCGGCTTCGTGCGGCGACCCGCTACCAGGTGACCGTCACCGCCGGCATGAAGGACGAGTACGGGCAGACCTTGAAGCAAGACGTGGTGCTGCCATTCGAGACCGACGACGAATGGCCCGAGGTCGAGGTGGGCGTCTCGGGGGACGTGTTCGAGGCGGGGAAGGGCAAGAGCGTCCCCATCGGTGCCGTGAATGTGCCCTCGTACGAGCTGTTCACCGCGGCGCCGGACGAAACGGAGCTGGCGCGCCTTCTGGCCACGGAGCCCTCCGCGCGCGAGCGTGATCCATTCGACCGCGCCAAGCAGCAGATCCCCAGCGGCAAGGTGGAGTCGGTGCGCGCGACGGCCGCATCGAACATCCAATGGGTCAAGCGCCTCGACCTGGAGAGCGTCATCAAGCGCACGCTGCGTGGAAAGTCGGCCGCCGCAAGCGGCGGACCTCCGGCATCAAGCCGCGGCCCCGTGGTCTTCAGCGTGCGCGCCCCCAACGTGCGGCGCGGAGGCGATCCGCGGCTGCACGTGCTCTCGGTGACGGACCTGGGCATCACCGCCAAAATGAGCCGCTTTGGCAGCCTGGCCTGGGTCACGCGGCTCTCCGACGGCAAGGCCGTGCCCGGAGCCATCGTCTCCGTGCGTGGCCGCAACGGTGCGGAGATTTTCGCCACGAAGACGGATGCGGGCGGCGTGGCGGTGATCCCGAGCGAGCGCTATTCGCCCGTGATGGCCGAGGGCCGCATCGACGAAGGATCCATCGTGGTGGCGCGCCTCGGAGACGACTGGTCCTACCGCCGCGTGTCCGAGATGCTCGATACGTGGCGTTACCAGCCGTCGAGCGATCCCTCCGGCACGCTGGTGCCGATGGGCATGCTCTTCACCGACCGCGGCATCTACAAGGCCGGAGAAACCGTGCGCGCCAAGGGCCTTTTCCGCGTCCCGACGGCGCGGGGCACGGAGACGCCGGTCGGGCGCGAGGTGACCTTGCTGGCCTTCGACGTGAACGACGAGAAGGTCTTCGAGCACCGGGCCAAGCTGGGAAGCTTCGGCGACTTCGCGGTGGACGTGCCCATTCCGCCGGCCGCCCACCTCGGGTCGTTGCAGCTGCGCGCCGAACTCGATGCGCCGGCCAATGCGACGACGCGTGATTCGTTCCGCGAGGGGACGGCGAGCGCGGTGGTGCAGGTGTCGGCGTACCGGCCGGCGGAGTTCAAGGTCTCCGTGGAGCCGGGCAAGGCGGAGTACGTGCGCGGTGAGACCGCGGGCTTCGTGATGCGTGGGGATTACCTGTTCGGGGCGCCCATGAGCGCGGGCGATGTTCGCTACACGGTCACGCGGGGACCGGCGTCATTCCTGCTGCCCGGGGCCGATGGCTTCGTGTACGACGATGGGCCTTACGAGCGCGACCGCCTCGAAGCGAACCCGCGCGCCAGCGAGATTGCGCAGGCCACCGGGAAACTGGGATCGCGCGGCGATCTCGCCGCATCGGCGGCGCTTTCCATGCCGAACCAAAGTGGCACGGAGCTGGTGACCTTCGAGGCGGAAATCGAGGACGTGAGCCGTCAGACCATCGCGGGCCGCGCGAGCACGCTGGTGCACCCGGGCGACTTCTATGTCGCCATGAAGCCGCCGGGCGCGATGTTCCAGGCCAAGGGAAGCTCCCTCAAGGTGGAGCTCGCAGCCATCGAGCCATCGGGGCGCCGGCGCGCGGGCGTGCCCATCACCGTCGAGTTGGTGAAGCGCACCTGGCACTCCGTGGCCGCCGAATCGGGCGAGATGGGCATGCACTACGACAGCCGCGCCGTCGACAAAGTCATGGCCACGTGCACCGCCACGACAGCGGCGCAGGGCCTTTCGGCGTGCAACGTGCCGCTCACCGAGGCGGGCTACTACATCGTGCACGCATCCGCGGCCGATGGACGCAAGAACCCGGTGCGTGCCAGCACGAGCATCTACGTGCTCACCGCGAACGACGGGGACGCACTCGACGTGGGCTGGTCCATGGACGATACGTCGAAGCTCGACATCGTGGCCGACAAGAAGTCGTACGAGGTCGGTGATACCGCGACGTTGCTCGTGAAGAACCCGTTCCGTGAGGCGGAGGCGCTCATCACCGTGGAGCGCGCGGGCGTGTACCGGCGCGAACGGCGCGTGCTCTCGGGCAGCATGCCGACGTTGAAGATCCCCATCACGGAGGACATGCGCCCCAACGCGTACGTCTCGGTGCACCTCGTGCGCGGCCGCACCAAAGAGGCGCCGGCAAAAACGTCGAAACGCGCCCGTGCCGACGTGGGGGCGCCCGCGTTTCGGCTCGGGTACCACGAGTTGGTCATCAACCCCGAGGCACGCCGCCTCAAGGTGAGCCTCACGCCCTCGCGCCGCGAATTTCACCCGGGTGAGTCGGTCGACGTCGATGTTTCCGTGACGGATCGCGAAGGAAAGCCGGTGCGCAGCGACGTCACGTTCTACGCCGTCGATGAGGGCGTTCTCATGCTGACCGGCTACAAGACGCCCGATCCGCTGCCGACCTTCACGGCGCCGCGGCCGCTGTCCGTCTTCTCGTTGGAGACGCGGGATGCGCTGGCCAAGGTGTTCTTGGCGGCGGCCGGCAACGGCTCGGTCGACAAGGGCGATGAAGGTGGCGGCGGCGGGGAGCTTCGCCAAGACTTCCGCGCGACCGCCGCGTTCATGCCGCAGGTGCTCGCGGCCGCGGGCAAGGCCCACGTGAGCTTCAAGCTGCCCGACAGCGTCACCACGTACCGCCTCATGGCGGTGGTGGCCTCCGAGAGCGACCGATTCGGCTGGAGTGAGGCGCAGATCGTCTCGAGCCGCCGGCTCATGGCGCGGCCCGCGCTCCCGCGTTTCCTTCGCGCAGGCGATTCGCTGGAAGCTGGCGTGGTGCTGTCGTCGAAAGGCCTGCCGCAGACCAACGTCGAGGTCACGGCCAAGGTCGAGGGTGGCCTTTCCCTTTCGGGCGAGGCGAAGCGCACGGTGACGCTGCCCGCGAACGGCAACGTCGAGGTTCGCTGGCCCATGGTTGCGTCGCGCGCGGGCAAGGCCAAGTGGACCTTCGTCGCGAAGGGCGCCGGGGAGACCGATGCCGTGGAGATCGCACGGGATGTCACGGTGCCGCTTTCGATGGAGTCCGTCGCCCTGGCCGGCGAGACGACAGCCGCTGCAGGTGAGCGCTTGGGCGACTTGCGTGCGATGCGCGATGACGTGGGCGGTCTCGATGTGCGCCTCGCCTCGACGGCGTTGGTGGGGCTCGCCGGTGGCGTGGAGCAGCTCCTCGAGTACCCCTACGGCTGCACCGAGCAGCTGGTGAGCCGGCTCGTCCCGCTGGTGTCGGTGCGAGGGATGGCGCAGGACTACGGGCTGCCTCTCCCGAAAAACGTGGACGGCGTCGCGGGGGAAACGATCCAGAAGATCGTGCGCAACCAGCAGGGGGACGGGAGCTTCGGCTATTGGAACGACTCCCCTGCGGGAAGCACGTGGGTTACGGCCTATGCGCTCTGGGGTCTTACGCAAGCGAAGAAGCACGGCCAACGCGTTCCCGAGGCCGTGCTCACCGAAGCGGCACGCAGCGTGCGCGCGACGGTGAACGGCGACCTGTCCAAGGGCGGGCTGCGAGGAGCCGAGGCGGCGTTCGTGGCCGATGTTCTCGCCGAGAGCGGGCAGGCCGATCCGGGCCTTACGAGCCTGCTCTATGAAAGCCGCGCCAAGCTTCCGCTCTTCGGGCGAGCGCTTTTGGCCCACGCGATGATCGTCGCCAAGATGGACTCGAAGTCGATCTCCGAGTTGCTTCGCGATCTGGACAACCATCTGCGGGTCACGACGACCGGTGCCACGGTCGTGGACAACGTCGGTGATGCGTACGCGGTGCTTCTCGATTCGGAGGCGCGCACCACCGCGATGGTGCTGCGCGCGCTGGTCGCCAAGGAGAAGGGCAACGCACTGGCCGCGCGTCTCGCGCGCGGGCTGCTCGGAATGCGGCACGGCGGCACCTGGCGCACGACGCAGGAGACGGCGTGGTCGTTGGTTGCTCTGGACGAATATCGCCGCCAGGAAGAGGCGGCGGTGCCCAACTTCGATGCCCGGGCCTTCCTCGGCGACAACGAGATTTTCTCCGCCGAGTTCCGCGGGCGCTCGGTGCGTGAGAAGAGCACGAGCCTTCCCGCAGACAAATTGTTCAAGGGCGGGGCAGGGGGCTCGGTGCTGGCCTTCCAAGCGCAGGGTTCGGGCAAGCTCTTCTACGAGGCGCGCCTTCGCTACGCCAAGCGCGAGCTGCCGCGTGAGGGACTCGATCGCGGCTTCTTCGTGCGCAAATGGATCCGAAAGGTGGACCCGGCGCAAATCCAGGATGCGCTCAAGGTGCTTCCCAACGAGACCACCGGTGCGGTGCCGGCGAGCTCGTTGGTGCTGGTCGATCTGGTCGTGGTCACGCCCGATCCGCGCGAGAACGTGGTCATCGACGATCCGCTGCCGGCGGGCCTCGAGCCGGTACAGAGCGATCTGGCCACCACGGCGCAGTCGCTCACGCTTCCCGAGCCGGCCGACGACGGAGACGGAGGCGATGGAGACGGCGAGCGGCCGGCGAACAGTTCGCACTACTACCATCGCGAGTACCACGACGACCGCGTGCTCACCTTCGTGGAGCACATGCCCGCGGGCCTTGCGCACTACCGCTACTTGGCGCGGGCAACGACGTTCGGCCGCTTCGTGGTGCCGCCAACCCGTGCAGAATGCATGTACGAGCCGGAGGTCTTCGGCCGCACGGGGGCTGCATCCTTCGAGGTGAAGGCGCGATGA
- the pbpC gene encoding penicillin-binding protein 1C — MNRKNIAWLLAIPMAPIWLLAIVVAFTRRPAELVNPAGSYSQSVRYVDREGGLLREVRADDASRARWIPLEEMGTYARMSVLAAEDRRFYLHAGVDPLAVVRAFGSDLWQRRIVSGASTLTMQLARLVRPHPRNLWGKVTEAAFALRIERALSKDRILEEYMNRAPFGPNLRGLDAASRYYFDKPPRALSLAEAATLAAIPRGPSLYAPTRDDGRVLRRRNRILDRMLTAGVITEEQHRRASDEPLVVRKAKGTFGAPHLVQALMSGRLPGGAPPKDGSPIVTTIDRDLQSEAETEALRAIGSLQKKHVTAASVLVLDNATGDVLAYVGSHGFGDAEHGGQNDGVLARRQPGSTLKPFVYGLGMEERDLTSASLLPDLEMRIELPDGVYAPKNYDERFHGPVRLREALANSYNVPAVWVGQQVGPGRLLDRLHALGFGSLDQASDYYGPALALGDGEVTLLELTNAYAAIARGGVMKPVRFVRTLPSASGARVMPAEMTAVLTDILRDKNARIASFGERSVLDLPFDVAVKTGTSKGFRDNWTVGFTREVTVGVWAGNFDGSAMSGISGITGAGPLFRSVMEAAMRGRPKGSLAPDPDESLALRTVEICPLSGGAPTQACPHAIRDYIPRDRTLDPCTMHESVAGRVVERYPAAFTAWAHAAGREGARGEGRLHLTYPHDGARFAIDPERPRGLQSITVRIEAPPGVQQAALRIDGQLVARIGSPFVVRWPLEQGTHTFVAEANGTSSSPVRVEVD, encoded by the coding sequence ATGAATCGCAAGAACATCGCTTGGCTCCTGGCCATTCCGATGGCCCCCATCTGGCTTCTGGCCATCGTGGTGGCCTTCACCCGGCGGCCCGCGGAGCTCGTGAATCCAGCGGGCAGCTATTCGCAATCGGTGCGCTACGTCGATCGCGAAGGTGGTCTTCTTCGCGAGGTGCGCGCCGACGACGCGTCCCGCGCGCGCTGGATTCCGCTGGAGGAGATGGGCACGTACGCGCGCATGAGCGTGCTCGCGGCCGAGGATCGGCGCTTTTACCTCCACGCCGGCGTGGATCCCTTGGCGGTCGTCCGTGCCTTCGGGTCGGATCTCTGGCAGCGCCGCATCGTCTCGGGCGCGTCGACATTGACGATGCAGCTGGCGCGCTTGGTGAGGCCCCACCCGCGCAACCTCTGGGGCAAGGTGACGGAGGCCGCCTTCGCCCTGCGCATCGAGCGTGCGCTCTCCAAGGATCGCATCCTCGAGGAGTACATGAACCGCGCCCCGTTCGGCCCCAATCTGCGCGGCCTCGATGCGGCGAGCCGCTATTACTTCGACAAGCCACCGCGCGCGCTTTCGCTCGCCGAGGCGGCCACGCTCGCGGCCATCCCGCGAGGCCCATCGCTCTATGCGCCGACCCGCGACGATGGGCGCGTGCTGCGCCGTCGCAACCGCATCTTGGACCGGATGCTTACCGCCGGGGTCATCACCGAGGAGCAACACCGCCGAGCGAGCGACGAGCCCCTGGTCGTTCGGAAGGCGAAAGGGACCTTCGGCGCGCCCCACCTGGTGCAAGCGCTCATGTCGGGACGGCTTCCCGGCGGTGCGCCGCCCAAGGACGGCTCGCCCATCGTGACCACCATCGATCGCGATTTGCAGTCCGAGGCGGAGACGGAAGCGCTGCGGGCCATCGGATCGCTGCAGAAGAAGCACGTGACGGCGGCGAGCGTTCTCGTGCTCGACAACGCCACCGGCGACGTCCTGGCGTACGTCGGCTCGCACGGTTTCGGTGATGCGGAGCACGGCGGGCAGAATGATGGCGTGCTGGCGCGACGGCAGCCTGGCTCGACGCTCAAGCCATTCGTCTACGGGCTCGGCATGGAGGAGCGCGATCTCACGAGTGCGTCCCTGCTGCCCGATTTGGAAATGCGCATCGAGCTGCCCGATGGTGTCTATGCGCCGAAGAACTACGACGAGCGCTTTCACGGGCCGGTGCGATTGCGCGAGGCGCTGGCCAATTCGTACAACGTTCCCGCTGTGTGGGTGGGGCAGCAGGTGGGGCCCGGGCGATTGCTCGACCGACTGCACGCGCTCGGCTTCGGCTCACTCGATCAAGCCTCGGACTACTACGGCCCCGCACTGGCCTTGGGCGACGGTGAGGTCACCTTGCTCGAGCTGACCAACGCCTACGCCGCGATCGCACGGGGCGGGGTGATGAAGCCGGTTCGCTTCGTACGGACGCTGCCGTCCGCCTCCGGCGCGCGCGTCATGCCCGCCGAAATGACCGCCGTGCTCACCGACATTCTCCGCGACAAGAACGCGCGCATTGCCTCGTTCGGCGAGCGCTCCGTGCTCGATTTGCCGTTCGACGTGGCCGTGAAAACGGGGACGTCGAAGGGCTTTCGCGACAATTGGACGGTGGGCTTCACCCGCGAGGTGACCGTCGGCGTATGGGCCGGCAACTTCGACGGCAGCGCCATGAGCGGCATCAGTGGCATCACCGGGGCCGGCCCGCTCTTTCGCTCCGTCATGGAGGCCGCCATGCGCGGCCGCCCCAAGGGATCCCTCGCGCCCGATCCCGACGAGTCTCTCGCGCTTCGCACCGTGGAGATCTGCCCTCTCTCGGGCGGAGCCCCGACGCAGGCGTGCCCCCACGCCATCCGCGACTACATCCCACGCGATCGGACCCTCGATCCGTGCACCATGCATGAATCCGTCGCGGGCCGCGTGGTCGAGCGCTACCCCGCGGCCTTCACGGCGTGGGCCCATGCTGCCGGGCGCGAAGGCGCGCGCGGGGAGGGAAGGCTGCACCTCACGTATCCCCACGATGGTGCCCGCTTCGCCATCGATCCGGAGCGTCCGCGCGGCTTGCAGTCGATTACCGTTCGCATCGAAGCGCCGCCGGGCGTGCAGCAGGCGGCCTTGCGCATCGACGGCCAGCTGGTCGCCCGCATCGGTTCACCCTTCGTCGTGCGTTGGCCGCTCGAGCAAGGGACCCACACCTTCGTCGCCGAGGCGAACGGCACCTCGAGCTCCCCCGTGCGCGTCGAGGTCGACTAG